From Saccharibacillus brassicae:
TTCGCTCTTCTCGATTTCTAACGAATCGTCAGACTGTTATTCGGCGTTATCGGCTGCAAAAACCTGTTTTGCGCCCAAATAGCGTGACTAGGATTCGTTAAAATCGGAAAAACGCCAAAAACCCTCAAATAGCGCGCTGAGGGTTCGTTAGGATTTGTCGGCGTACTGTTGGAGGCGTCGGAGCGGGTTGGACCGCCTCGAACTTTGGAGGAAGCAGTTGGTGGCTGTCCGTTCGGCGATTAGCAGTTAGCATTTGGTGATTGCCGGTTGGCGGCTGCCGCGTTACGGCCTGCTTTCGTTTTGCAGCTTGTCGAGCAGGCGGTCGAGCGCCGCGCGGATCTCGGCGGCCGTCGATTCGTACTCGTCGCGTGAGCCGCCGAACGGATCGGAGATATCGAACTGCGGAATGCGCTGGCGCAGCTCGATCATCCGCTGGCGCGCCGAAGCTTCCGGAGCTTCCCCGAGCGCACGGGACAGTTCGGCGGACGCCGTCAGGCTGTCGAACTCTTCGAGATCGCCCAACACGTTGGGATCGTCTTCCACGTATTCTTTGAGCGTGAACGTGCGTTCGAACGCGTGCGGAAAATGGCGCAGTACGTGACTCTTGTGCGAACCGGTCAGCGTGAGAATAAGATCGGCCCACTCCACCAGATCCGCGTCGAGCGGAGAAGAAGTCAACCGGTCGTCGATACTGTGGTCGCGCAGCACCGCTTCGGCCTGACGGGAGATCGGAACGCCCCGCGAGGCGGCCACGCCCGCCGAACGCACTTCGACTGTCACCCCGCGCTGCCGCGCCATCTGCCGCAGCAGCGCTTCGGCCATCGGACTGCGGCACGTATTGCCCGTGCATACGAATAAAATATGTGTCATGGGAACCGTCTCCTTTGCCTGAAAATGAAATTCGATCGAGTGCAAGCCGTTTGGCGCATACGTCTAAATCTAAAGTCGGTGAATCCGGCCGCCGGCGGCTTTCTCCATGCGGTTCATGACGGCCGCGCCGATCCCTTCCTCGCCGCAGCCTTCGGCCAGCATGTACGTCGTGCCTTCGTCGTCGAAACGCCGCAGCGCCGCGTACAGCCGCGCGGCGGCCTGCCGCAGGTCGCTGCGGCTGCCGAGCGTCAGCGCGACGTCCGCGAAGTCGCGGACGTGCTCCAGATGCTCGTCGAACACGAGCACGCCGGTCCGCTCGCCGCGGGCCTGCGCGGCGGCGAGTAGCTCGCGGATCTTGTCCGCGACCGCGCTTTCGGCGCCGAGCACCAGTTCGAGCCGGCCGCTCGGCGCGTAGTGCGCGTACTTCATACCCGGCGAACGCGGCGCTTCGTCCGCGCCTTCGGCAGCGGAAGCGGCCGCAGACGGGTCCGCCGGCCCGGCGCCGAGCGCCGCTTCGGCTCCCGTGTCGCCCGGCCCCGCGCTGCCTTCGCGCCCGGCAGCTCCAGCTCCGCCCGGCTCTACGCCGCTTTCGCCCGCACTGCCTTCGCTCCCGCCGCCGGCCCGACCCGGCCCTACGCCGCCTTCGCTCCCGGCAGCGCCAGCTCCGCCCGGCCCTACGCCGCTTTCGCCCGCGCCGCCGCCGCCCCGCCCCATCGCGGCGGAACGCTCCCCGGCCGCAGCCGCCGGGTCAATGTCCGCGCCTTCGGCCGCGGACACGGCGCGCACTTCCGCGCCGAGTACCCGGCCGAGTGCCTCGGCCGGGATGCCGCCCGGGCGCAGCACGGTCGCCCCGCCTGCGGCGTTCGTCCGCACGACGGTCGACTCGACGCCCACGCCGGCCGGCCCGCCGTCGACGATGCCGTCGATCCGGCCGTCCAGATCTTCCCGCACGTGGCTCGCGAGAGTCGGGCTCGGGCGTCCCGACCGGTTCGCGCTGGGCGCCGCGAGCGGACAGCCCGACGCTCGGATCAGCGCCAGGGCGATGCCGTGGTCCGGCATGCGAACCGCTACCGTGTCGAGCCCCGCCGTCACTTTCGGCGACAAAGCGCCCGGCCGTACCGGCAGGACGAGCGTCAGCGCCCCCGGCCAGAACGCGTCCATCAGCTTCGAGTCCGCTGCGGTCACTTCAAGCACGAGCGCGTCCAGTTCCGCGCGGTCGGCGATATGCACGATCAGCGGATTGTCCGACGGGCGCCCTTTGGCGGCGAAGATGCCTTCGACCGCCGCCGTGTTCCGGGCGTCCGCGCCGAGGCCGTACACGGTCTCGGTCGGAAAAGCGATCAGGGCTCCGTCTGACAGCAGCTGCGCGGCTTCCGCGATGCTGGCCTGCTCCTGCGCCGAATTGTTCCCCGTGGAACCGTGCCCGGCCGGCCCGACGGTCCAAATACGTGTATATGCTTGTCCTTCAACGCCTGCGTTCATGTTTTAACCTCTTTCTTCCGCTTGAATCAACCGTTTCGAACAGGCAAAAGCCGGCACCTTTCGGAGACGGCCCTTGCTTTTATTTTTGCTTTTATTTTCGCTCCGGCTCGCCCTTATCGGGATCGCAACGCGTTATTCGCTTTCCCCGCGCGAAGCTCTCGTACGGTTGGCGCCAAAAGACGGAAGCTTGAAGCCCCGCTCTTTGCGGCCCGCTTTTTTGTCGGCTTCGTCCAAATGGTCGGTCTGCAGCCGGTCTTCCATCTCGATCACTTCCTGGTTGTGCACGTGAATGCTCATAACGATGCCCATGCTGGCCATATTGATCAGCA
This genomic window contains:
- a CDS encoding low molecular weight protein arginine phosphatase, whose translation is MTHILFVCTGNTCRSPMAEALLRQMARQRGVTVEVRSAGVAASRGVPISRQAEAVLRDHSIDDRLTSSPLDADLVEWADLILTLTGSHKSHVLRHFPHAFERTFTLKEYVEDDPNVLGDLEEFDSLTASAELSRALGEAPEASARQRMIELRQRIPQFDISDPFGGSRDEYESTAAEIRAALDRLLDKLQNESRP
- a CDS encoding L-threonylcarbamoyladenylate synthase; the protein is MNAGVEGQAYTRIWTVGPAGHGSTGNNSAQEQASIAEAAQLLSDGALIAFPTETVYGLGADARNTAAVEGIFAAKGRPSDNPLIVHIADRAELDALVLEVTAADSKLMDAFWPGALTLVLPVRPGALSPKVTAGLDTVAVRMPDHGIALALIRASGCPLAAPSANRSGRPSPTLASHVREDLDGRIDGIVDGGPAGVGVESTVVRTNAAGGATVLRPGGIPAEALGRVLGAEVRAVSAAEGADIDPAAAAGERSAAMGRGGGGAGESGVGPGGAGAAGSEGGVGPGRAGGGSEGSAGESGVEPGGAGAAGREGSAGPGDTGAEAALGAGPADPSAAASAAEGADEAPRSPGMKYAHYAPSGRLELVLGAESAVADKIRELLAAAQARGERTGVLVFDEHLEHVRDFADVALTLGSRSDLRQAAARLYAALRRFDDEGTTYMLAEGCGEEGIGAAVMNRMEKAAGGRIHRL